AGGCTAAACAAATGCCTCCTGGCCAGTGTTGTACTAACCCAGGTCTATCAGCCCCTCCCCAAACCCCACCTACTTGAGCTCCCTCTAAATTAATTCTTAAGTTAGTTCCGGCCTTGGAACGTACTTGCATACTCTTTCCTTTCGCAAGTAAGCGAACACCATTTTTAACGGGACGCTCTAAATCCAAATCCTGAGTTAATCGTTCTAAGATTTCAGGGTGCTCATTACTAATCATCATGACCCTAGCCCCACTACCCAACAATGCAGGCAATTCTGGGGCATGCAACAAACCTTCGACTGTTAGGTCGACTATTAAGCCATCACCAGATAGCGCATCCATCACAGGACGCATATTCTGAATTACATGTGAAGCCCCTGTTGATCGAACAGGTACAGGTGTTTCTACTGCTAAGGATGGGACTTTAATCTGAACTGGAACAGCACCCATCCTAGCCAAGGCCAACTCTGAGAGCATTACATTTATTGGCCTACTATCTGTTTCACAAAGAATCCTAACCACTTCATTAGGTTGCACTTTACATTTTTGGAATATTTTTTCAAAAGTATGAATCCACCGATCTTGCACTTGCATTTCTTTACCTATCCACCTTAATTAGTCGACCTATTAGTCGAATAATAGGAGTAAACCTTTTATAGGTCAACATTTTAGGTTATGGGGTTTATCCCTATCAAAAATATACTTTTCGCTCTGCCCTTCCTACGATTCTCAAGTTAAGATTAAGAACTACAAGATTTGTATTACGGAGACTCACTATGGAAGCAACTGGGCTTATCGACCATTTTGCTCGCAATAATCTGCCCCCACAGGAGCAGTGGCCTGTGTTATTACTAGACAACAATCCAGATGTTGCCTATCCAGATCGACTAAATGCAGCGACTGAACTACTGGGGGCGCAAATTGAGCGCGGCCTAGGTGACAATGTTGCCTTGCAGTGGTTAGAAAATAACGAAGAAAAACAAATTACCTATAAAGAACTAGATAATCTGAGCAATCAAATTGCTCATGTCTTTGTCGATGAAATGGGCTTAGTTAGTGGCAACCGTATTTTATTGCGCGGCCCTAACAACCTAATGATGGCGGCAAGTTGGTTAGCGGCATTAAAAGTAGGTCTTGTCACGGTGCCTACCATGCCCTTACTGCGTGCAGTAGAGCTAAAAACCATTTTGGATAAAGCGGAAATTCAGGCCGCTGTGTGTGATGCGCACTTAGCTGATGAACTCAACTTCTGCATGGATGCTGCACATCCTAGCCATAGTACATTTTTAAAAACAGCTTTGTTTTTCAATGACAATGACCCACAAAGCCTAGACTCCTTAGCCAAAACCAAATCCACAGAGTTCACTGCCTGCGATACGGCAGCCGATGATGTGTGCTTAATTGCCTTTACCAGTGGCACCACAGGTCAGCCTAAAGGGTGTATGCATTTCCACCGTGATGTACTCATCATGTGCGATACCTTTGGCAAGCATATTTTGCGTCTCACCCCCGAGGACAAAGTCTGCGGCACGCCACCTTTAGCGTTTACGTTTGGTTTAGGTGGTCTGTTATGTTTTCCATTACGTGTAGGCGCTAGCTCTGTCTTAGCCCAAGGCCTAACACCCAAAACCATGTTGGAATACGTAGACCGCTTTGGCATTACGATGACCTTTACAGCGCCCACCTTTTACCGACAAATGGCGGGCTTGGTTAATAACTATTCCTTAGCCTCTTTAAAAAATACCGTCTCTGCTGGCGAGGCCTTACCACAAGCCACTCGAGAACTTTGGAAAGCCGCTTCGGGCATAGAAATGATTGATGGTATTGGTGGAACAGAAATGATTCACGTTTACGTATCCAGTCGTCCTGAAAATGTACGTCCTGGCGCTATTGGTCAGGTCGTACCGGGTTTTCAAGCCCAAGTCGTGGATGACAACTTACAGCCAGTTCCAAATGGCACTGTGGGTCGTTTAGCCGTCAGAGGCCCTAGTGGCTGTCGCTACCTCAGCGATCCTCGTCAAATGCAATTTGTTCAAGATGGTTGGAACCTGCCCGGTGATACCTTTACTATGGATGACGACGGTTACCTGTTCTATCAGGCCCGTAATGATGACATGATTATCTCATCGGGCTATAACATTGCAGGTCCAGAGGTTGAAGACTGCCTATTAAAACACCCTGCCGTCTCTGAGTGTGGCGTAGTAGGTGTACCTGATGATTTACGTGGACAGATTCTAAAGGCCTATATCATCCTCAAAGAGGGACACTACCCAGATGATGACCTAGCCAAAGAACTACAAGACTTTGTAAAACAAAATGCAGCGCCCTATAAGTACCCGCGTGCCATTGAGTTTGTCGATGATCTGCCCCGTACAGAAACCGGTAAATTACAACGTTTTATGCTGCGTAAAATGGCCTTAACTAGCTAAGGCAAGCGTATCTGCACGCGCAGCCCACCCAAAGGCGAGCGCGTTGCAGAAACGTCCCCCCCATAGAGCTGAACCAGCTCATCCACTATAGACAAACCTAACCCAGAGCCCGGTGCAATCTCATCAGCACGCATACCACGCTTAAAGATTTGCGTATATTTTTCTGGTGATAAGCCAGCCCCATCATCATCGACCTGAATGACTAAAACAGAAGGACTATTGATGGCTTCAACCCGCCTCACGGTTACCTGTATCTGTGTCGAGCACCATTTAAATGCATTATCCAAGACATTACCTAACAGCTCGTGCAGGTCTTGAGCCTCTCCCTTAAAGTACAAGTCAACCCGATCCGAGCTAACCTTTAGATCAACCGATTTAGACGCATAGGCCCGTTGTAACCATTTAGTTAAACTATGAATCGCAGGCACTACAGGGGTGCGTACCCCTACCGTTTTTACCGCTGCGGCTACCCTAGCTCTAGATAAATGATAATCGACCTGCTGCTGAGCCCCAGCCACCTGCTCAATCACTAAGTCCGCTAAGGACTCATCATTTTGCTTAGCCGCATTAGCTAAAACAGCCAGTGGAGTTTTGATCGCATGGGCAAGATTTCCTGCTTGTGTACGAGCCCGCTCTACAACTTGGGCATTACTTTGCAAGACCCGATTAAACTCTGACACCAAGGGTTGGATTTCTTGGGGATACTGCCCATCTATATACGCACTATGCCCCTCGTGCACAGCGCTTAAACGACGACGCAACTGTCGTAAAGGACGCAAACCTAAGCGTAGCTGCCACCATACCCCCGCCACCAGCACACTCCCCAATAAAGCAAGTGTTAACACGAGCATCCACACAAAGCGCTGCAAGGGTTCAGCGATAAGCTCCTTTTGTGCGGCAACCCAAAACTGCAGAGGCTGATCATTTTCCGTATCAGCTAAAGTGATACTACGTCCCACCACATAGAGTTCCCCTAGATCTGGGTCTATGTATCTAAACCACGTATCTTTCCCCATTTGAGCCCGAGGAGGCTGCAGGCTTTCATCCCACAAAGAACGCGAGTGCAGCGACGCTGAGGTAGGGCCTGTGGATTGAATCTGCCAATACAGCCCGCCTAAAGGCTGAGCAAAACGAGGATCACTAAGAGACTGGCTAAGATGCAGCTGATTATCTTCGATGGATAGCTGCGTAATAAGCTGCAATAAATGCACGCTTAATTCTTTGTTTAGCTGTTGTTCTACATGCTGCTGGAAAAGCTGGTTTAGTAAAACCCCTGCCGCCACTAAACTACATAACACCCACAATAACGCCCCTAACAAAAGACGCTTAGTGAGTGATAACGTAGACAGCCATTTTTTAAACATGGGGCTCTACTAGCTTATATCCTAAGCCACGTACGGTCTGTATATAATCCGACGGTAGTTTTTTTCGTAATCGACCTATAAATACATCAATAGTATTGGAATCTCTATCCTGATCTTGAGCATAAATATGTTCTGTTAATTCAGTGCGAGACACCACCTGACCCTGCCGATGTATTAAATAAGCAAGTACTTTATATTCATGTCCCGTAAGCACAAGACTTTGGTGATCTAAAAAAAACTGAGACTGCCGAGTATCTAAGACCAAGTCGCCACATAATAGGGTTGCGCTAGCATGCCCCGTTGCGCGGCGTAACAACGCCCGAATACGGGCAAGCAACTCTTGGGTATGAAAAGGCTTGGTGACATAATCATCTGCCCCTGCATCCATACCACTGACTTTTTCATGCCAACTATCCCGTGCTGTCAAAATTAAAACGGGCATAGTCATATTTTCAGCCCGCCAGCGTTTCAAGACCGTAAGCCCATCAATTTGCGGCAAACCTAAATCCAGTACCACCGCATCAAAGGGCTCTACGCTACCCATATAGTGAGCTTGCTCTCCGTCTGTTGCGGTATCCACCACATAACCCTGCCCGGTCAGCACCTCTTTGATTTGCTGCAATAAATGCAGATCATCCTCTACAACCAAAATACGCATAACTATTTCCTTCGGTGCGACTGCCGACTTTTTTCGTGTAAAACCTGCGCTGTATTCGCATCTACGGTGAGTTTTGTTATATATCCCTCGGTCTGCAAAATACGAATTTTATACATGTATTGACCATGCTTTTGTACCAAATCAGCATCCAGCACACGGCCCGGATATTGCGCATGTATTTGTCGCAATATCCAACGCAATGGTTTGATCTCATCATTATGGCGGGCCTCTCTTATTTGCTCGCGTGTCAGGCTACACGAAGCCTGCACCGGCAAACCCACAGCCATGCCTAAGAAAATCACAAAAAGAAGTGAGGAGAATCGACGACGCGTCATCACGTTAAATAAGTAGAGAGAGAAAACCTTAGGGTAAAAAAATCAACATGAACCAAAGATGAACAAGTGCTTCATTTTGAGTTCATGTGACCTATTGCACAATACAACCACTCACTCGAACAGCTCATGTTTTTATTTGGAGACCTCATGTCTAAAAAACTATTTATCTCGACCGTTACTGCAATGGCTACTGCCGGAGCCTTGCTTAGCTCCCCTATTTTCGCACAATCCACTCAGACCATGGCCCCTATCATTGTGGCCGCCAATCAAACCGAGGCCCCTGAACTCAAAGGGGGTAAAACACCCAAAGCAGAATTACCCGCTCGCGCTGAATGGATGACGCTTAAACAGGCTTACGACGCACTAGAAAAAGCCGGTTATAAAGATATTCGCAGTATTCATAGTAGTCGCTATGGGTATATTGCTCAGGTCTTTGACACCGAAGAAAAACGAATCCGCTTACTGGTTCATCCTACCGATGGCACCGTCACTATCCAAGAAAACCGTCGCCGAGACGAGCGCCGTAAACACCATCGTGATGATCGGGATAAAAACTGCGACGATAACAACTCATAAACTCTGATCGATCTCATACAAAAAAGCCTTCACTCCAGACCGCCCTACAACAGCGGGCTGATCAACAGTGAAGGCTTTTTTAGCAGAAATCCGTATATATCGTTTATTTACCTAACATTCTAGGCAGCACATCCTCGGCTCCGCCCGCCATGCGATGTTTAATTGTCATCAAAATATGACCAATAATTAAGGCAAATAAAATCCAACCGAGCAAGCCGTGAAAATTATTACCCAAATCCACCATCCACTGTGTTTTTTCCTCAGAGGCGGATAGCACAGGAATCGTATTCCAATAGGTAAAAGCACGCCCACCACCCATCATGCGCAATACGGCAAATATCGGGACAATAACCATTAGTGCATACATGGCCATATGTCCCAGCGTAGTCAACATATTCTTTTCTGGACGGTTTTTGCTCTGACTCAATGCCCATAAAATACGCAAAACCCCCATCCATAGAATAGTAAATCCGACTTGGCCATGAAACTGGAATACCGCTTTAGTAAAGGCAGCATCCTTATCAATAAAACGCGCACAGGCTGTTAATAGCATCCAAGCAAAACCTAGGGCCATTAGCCAATGAAAAAAACGTGATACAAAACCATATCGTATCGAAGAGTCACCCATCATTGCTCGTACTCCTTAGTAAATTTAATAACGACAAAACGCAATTAGTGTACCTACAACAGATTACATTGCAATCAATCCTTTAAATCAATTTCACCGTTATGCACCCATTCTCGCCAAATGGCAACCAATAACGCCATTAAGACTGGGCCAATAAATAGACCCACTATGCCCATTGTTTTTACGCCCCCTACCAGACCAAAAAAGGTGGGCAAAAAAGGAAGTTTTACTGGTCCACCTACTAAACGCGGACGTAATGTTTTATCAACAATAAAGAGTTCAATCGCCCCCCATAAAAACAAGGCGATACCCGCTACCATATTACCCGAGCCTATTAAGTACAAAGACACTAAACTAAAGGATAATGGAGCCCCGCCGGGGATGAGGGCCATGAACCCTGTCACTGCCCCAAGCAATGCGGGGGACGGTACACCGGCAATCCAATAGGCAATACCTAGTACAACCCCTTCACCTATCGCTATGACCCCCATCCCAGTCACTGTGGAGTTTACGGTTGCAGGAACTACGCGTGAAAAACGCTGCCACCGAGTCGGCAAAATGCGCTCCCCGACGATATCTATTTGCGATAAGATCCGATCGCCATCCTTATATACAAAAAACAAAGTAATTAATAAAAACAGCAGGGTCAACAAAAGATGGAATACATTACCGGTAGCACTAAGGACCATTCGATAAATATTTCCTAAGTGCTCTCCACTCACTATCTCTACCAGCGCCCCTAAAGCATGTGGCTCACCTAAATAAAGCTGCCAATACTCGGCCATTCTGGGCCCGACGATAGGCAATGCGGGAATCCAGTCAGGAACCGCTACCCCATAGCGATTCGCCGCCAAAGCCCAGATAATGAACGAGCTTGCCTCTTTAATGACATAAGTTAAAGCAAAGGATAAGGGAACGATAATGACACCAATCACTATCAATAAAGCCACTGTCGCCGCAATCAGCGAACGACCATTAAAATACGCCAGTATTTTTTTATAAGCTGGCCAACTACTGAGCCCAATAATTAAAGCCCCTAACACGGGAACAATAAAGTCTTGTAAAAAAAACAGGCCCGCTAATACCACTAAAAGTAGTAACCAGCGGGCGATAAGAAACGGGGGTAATACAGGATGCATAAGATCAGTTAGTGTGCTGCTGAAAGAGGTGAGGCAGGGAGCTGTCGTTTATGTTCTCCGCTGCGATAGTGACGCAAAATAATATCAAACGCCTGCGTAGACACCTCGTGCCCTGTTAAAAAAGCATCTATTTCTTTATAGCTTAAACCAAAGGCTAGCTCGTCTGGACGCAATGGAGTGAGAGATTCCAAATCTGCGGTTGGGGCTTTTTCAATTAAATGCAAAGGCACCTCTAGTTGTACCGCAATATCACGCACCTGTTCTTTTACTAGGCCAGCTAAAGGCATTAAATCAGCCGCCCCATCACCGTACTTTGTAAAGAACCCCATCAACACCTCTGCAGCATGATCACTACCTAACACTAAACCTGAATTGGCGGCAGCCACCGCATAGCACATCACCATGCGTTGACGGGCTTTTACATTACCCATCACAAAATCTTGTTGTCCCGCTGAACTAAAACTTTGTCCCGCCTGACGTAGCGAATGCAAGACCGCATCAGTAGCGGCCTGAATGTTAATACTTAACACCCGATCTGGTTGAATATGGCGTACCGCGGCATCCGCGTCTACCGCATCCGCCTGCACACCATAGGGTAAACGCAGCGCAATAAACTGCGCCTCTAGCCCCTCATCACGTAACTGCTCTACGGCACGCTGAGCCATGCAACCCACCACTAACGAATCAATGCCTCCGCTAATACCTATCACTAGACTACGCGCGCCACTGCGGCGCAGGTAGTCTTTAATGAACTGGACGCGATGCATCAGTTCATCTGCGGCCTTCGTCACTGATTTAACACCTAATTCAGCAATGATTTGTTGTTGAATATGTTTCTGCTCTGGACTCAGCATGATAATTCCGTAGAGTTAAGTAAAACTATTTACGTAAAATTTGGCTTACATCACGTACCGCACCACGGTCAGCGGACGTAGCCAAGGCCGCATAAGCACGTAATGCCTGAGAAACGACTCGACCACGCTCTTCGGTAGGTTGCCATGCGTCTTTGCCTCGGGCATTCATTGCATCTCGACGTGCCTGCAGGGTCTCGTCGCTAACGGCTAAATGAATACGACGATTCGGAATATCAATCTCAATCGTATCGCCGTCTTCGACTAAGGCGATATTGCCACCTTCTGCCGCCTCTGGTGAGGCATGACCAATCACCAAGCCCGAGGAGCCACCCGAAAAACGACCATCAGTTAGCAAGGCGGCATGTTTGCCTAAGCCCATTGATTTTAAGTAAGACGTGGGATAGAGCATTTCTTGCATACCCGGGCCACCTTTAGGGCCTTCGTAGCGAATGATAACCACATCACCGGCCTTTACCGTGCCATCTAAAATACCAGCAACAGAGGACTCTTGGCTTTCAAACACGCGCGCTTTGCCCGTAAATGTCAAAATACTTTCATCCACACCTGCCGTTTTTACAATACAACCATTGATAGCTAAGTTACCGTACATAACAGCCAAGCCACCATCTTGGGAGTAGGCGTGTTCTTTGCTACGAATACAGCCATTTTCTCGGTCTGTATCTAAGGCTTCGTAATAGCGATCCTGACTAAAGGCGACTTGGGTTGGTACTCCACCAGGAGCACTTCGATAAAAGGTATCAACTGCTTTTGCATTGTCGCCTTTTACGTCCCAACGTTTAATCGCCTCGCCCAATGTGCCGCTATGCACATTACCTACATCCATATGTAGTAAATTGGCTCGGCCTAATTCACCTAAAATACCCATAATACCGCCAGCACGGTGCACATCTTCCATGTGGTAGTCTTCTGTTGCGGGTGCAACTTTACACAAACAAGGTACCTGACGCGAAATACGATCAATATCAGCCATCGTAAAATCAACCTCAGCCTCTTGGGCTGCGGCTAACAAATGCAAGACGGTATTTGTTGATCCACCCATCGCCACGTCTAAGGCCATTGCATTCTCAAAGGCTTCTAGCGTCGCAATACTGCGTGGCAATACGGCAGCATCATCTTGCTCGTAGTAGCGTTTGCACAGCTCTACAATTAGCGTGCCTGCATTTTCAAACAAGCCACGGCGACGAGCGTGCGTAGCAACCAAGCTACCATTACCCGGTAATGCCAAGCCCAAAGCCTCGGTTAAGCAGTTCATCGAGTTAGCGGTGAACATACCGGAACAAGAACCGCATGTAGGACAGGCACTGCGTTCAATGTCAGCCACTTCTTCGTCGCTAACAGAGTTATCTGCGGCCTTGACCATGGCATCCACCAAGTCCAATTTACGCACAACAGTTTTACCGTCTTTAGCGATAACCTTACCGGCCTCCATCGGACCGCCAGAGACAAAAATCACTGGAATGTTAATACGCAATGCGGCCATAAGCATTCCGGGGGTGATCTTATCGCAGTTAGAAATACACACCATCGCATCCGCACAGTGTGCATTTACCATGTATTCCACTGAATCAGCGATCAACTCACGAGAAGGCAAGGAATACAACATGCCATCATGGCCCATCGCAATCCCATCATCCACCGCGATAGTATTGAATTCTTTGGCTACACCGCCTGCGGCTTCAATTTGACGAGCCACTAATTGGCCCATGTCTTTTAAGTGCACATGTCCTGGCACAAACTGGGTAAAGGAGTTAACCACAGCAATGATGGGTTTTTCAAAATCCCCATCTTTCATGCCGGTGGCGCGCCACAAAGCGCGCGCGCCCGCCATATTGCGGCCATGAGTCGAAGTACGTGAACGATATTGTGGCATTTTTATAGTCTCTAGCAAAAAAGCATAATAAAGATGTTTATGATAGACGGGTATCCCGCTTTAGGCGAATAAAAAGACCGTCAGATTAAGACAATTAGACAGAATCATGCAAACAGACGCATCTGGCACAGTATCTGGCCCCAGTCTTATTCAATATAGCTGAAATCATACGTGAATTATTTATAGGTCGAACTTTTAGCTCGTTATGGGCATCATGTTGCGCTAGAACGTGATACAACCTTGTTTCAGTCATCCATTCTTATCACGATGAATGAGACTACCGCAGGCTTGCGTAACTCGGTATATCGCCCCTCTCTTTTACCTCTATGAAACAACTGCTCACTAAACCGGTTTTACTTGCCTTTTTGATCAGTCTACCTTTGTGGATTGTGATGGGTAATTACCTCTTAGCCGCTTTTAGCGCTATTTTATTTAGCTTTTTTATTGGTATGGTTCGTGCCTTGATCACGCTGTCCAAAAACTCCAAAGATCAATCCTAATGCAGCAACTACATAGCCCTATTTATCCTAATGGTTTACCCACCTTAGAAGCAGAACTACTGCCGATTCTAGATCAAAACTACGCCTATCTCACTGAGCTTATCGTAAAAAACGCGGGCTTTTTACCCTATGATCAATGGATGCAAGCTGTTCTGTATGCACCTGAAATAGGCTATTACAGCGGTGGCAGCACTAAATTCCATACGGCTGGCGATTTCACTACCGCCCCAGAGCTTAGCCCCTTATTTGGTCAAACCTTAGCCAATCAAGTTCAGCAAATTCTACTGCAGTGTGGAGAACATAACGTATTGGAGTTTGGCGCAGGCTCAGGCGCATTAGCCGAGTCGCTATTGATTGCACTCAATGATCTAGGTCTTAACCACATTAACTATTCTATTCTTGAGCTTTCGCCCTCATTACGAGCGCGTCAGCAAGAGCGGTTAGCTCCGTATGCAGGTCAAGTTCGCTGGCTAGATCATTTACCCACAGACTTTGTAGGCTGCGTGATCGCCAACGAGGTGCTCGATGCCATGCCAGTACATCTAGTGCAGCGCGATACAGATGATCAAGTTCTAGAGTTAGGCGTAGCAGTCAATGCACAACCCTCTGCTCACGCCCCCTCACCTTTTGTCCTAGTCGGCCGTCCAGCCACGGGCGACCTACTGAGTACCGCCCAGCAACGATTGCCTCACATCACCGGCTATAAATCTGAAATTAACTTACAGGCAGAGAGTTGGATACGTGAAATGGGACTGTGGCTCAAAAAAGGAGCCGCCCTCCTGATTGATTACGGTTTTTCTCAACGAGAATTTTACCACCCACAACGCGCCACCGGCACACTGATGTGCCACTTTAGGCATTTTGCGCATGATGAATCTCTAATCCTGACGGGCCTTCAGGACGTGACGGCCCACGTCGATTTCACTGCTATGGCTGATGCAGCATTAACAGCCCGTCTAGAGGTGCTGGGTTATGTGTCCCAGGCTCACTTCCTATTGAACTGTGGCATCACGCAGTTACTAGAGCAATTACAAATGCAGCTAGACATGGCAAATCCACGTCACGTACAAAGCTGGACCCAACAGGTCTCTGCAGTCCAAAAATTAGTGTCTGAGGCTGAAATGGGCGAGCTATTTAAAGTCATTGCCATTGCCAAAGACATAGATCCTCCACTTATTGGTTTTATGATGCGTGACCGACGCGATTTTTTATAGGCCCATCATGAATATCGTTCCTACCCAAGTCTTTAGTCGGCACATTTCCATTCTTATTTTATTGACCGTAGGCTGTTGTTTTGCCAGCGCTCATATTGCAGCTCGTATTTCATTCGATCATGGCACGGGGTTATTAACTGCCGTCGTTTTTAGATCGGGCATTAGCCTGCTACTGCTCAGTGTTATTGCCATCTGGCAAAAACAAAGCCTGTCGATGAGCTGGAAAACTGCACCATGGCAGCTGGCATTAGGTTTACTGATTGTCATTCAAAGCATTAGTATTTACTCTGCAGTTTCTCGAATTCCTGTCGGCATTGCCTTATTGGCCGCTAATACCTTTCCTGCACAGTTAGCCCTTATTTCGTGGGCTTTAGGCGGACAGCCTCCCACCCGTAAAGTCGCGATTTTAATGGGAATTATTCTCATTGGCTTATTGCTCGCCCTTGATATTCCAAGCCTATTACATTCCGATATGAGTAATATCATGCAATGGGTTATCGGTATTGGCTTTTCTTTATCTGCCGCTTTTTCTTTTGCGATTGGGCTCTGGATTACTGAACATAAGCTTCTGCATTTAAAGGGCAGCACACGTAGCTTTTACACCATGCTAACCGTGATCTGTTTTAGTTATTTCATTGGTAAATCAGAGCTTTTATTTGGCGGGATTACGTGGCCTACAGACCTAGTTGGCTGGGGCACACTTAGTCTGCTGGGCTTTTTATACGCTGGGGCATTTATTATGTTGTTTATGCTCGCCCCGCGCTTAAATTTAAGCCAAAATGCACCAGCAATGAACATTGAACCCATTGCCTCATTAACCTTAGGCTGGATTATCCTAGGCCAAGCGCTCAGCCCCATGCAAATGGTAGGGGGTGTGGTGGTTGTCAGCTGTATTGTGGCCTTTGCTTATACTAAGAAGTAAGAGCTAAGGCCTGTAGTCTGGCCTGCCATACGGCGGCTGGAATCTGTTTGCCTTGGCCCACATGGGCCTTGGCGATCGCGCCCGCATCCACCTTTTTGAACGCTGCCGCATAACGGCCCCATTGCGCCCTATTAAACGCAAAAGCACAGCTTGCAGCATCTAATACCTGATCAAAGCGTTCTGGTCGACGCAACACATCACAACGTTGTAATAGATTGGCAATGTCCTCGATGGATACAGCCTCTGATAGACCACGCATAAATAAAGGCAGCAAACGCGCTAACTCTTTATAAGCTGTAGGCGCCCGTAACTGCACAGCCAACTGCTCTGGCTCGGGACTCTGATAGCACAACAAGGCAAAACGTTGCTCTGTACTTAGTTCAGTTTGAACTGCACAAGCGAGTGCAGCCTCAACCGAGTGATTGAGCATTAATCCCGGCATGACGCGCCCTAACGCACCACACTCATCAAGCACCTGCATCATGCGCATCGGATGCGCCGTCAGCAAGCCTTTGTGTAACTCTTGCCATACCCGCTCAGGCACTAAGGCATCCACCTCTCCGTTCTCTACCAGCTGTTTGGCTAGCTCTGCCGTTTGCTCTGCAATGGAAAAATCAGCAAAGCGAGCGGCAAACCGTGCCAAACGTAAAAGACGCACCGGATCTTCAATAAAGGCTTCGCCTATATGGCGCAGCGTGCGCTGCTCAAGATCGTTATAGCCCTGTAAAGGATCATGTAACTGCCCTTGTGCATCCACGGCCAGGGCATTGATGGTTAAGTCTCTACGCCTTAAATCATCCGCTAAAGACACATCCACACCAGTATAAAAGGTAAATCCTTTATATCCTTTACCGGACTTACGCTCCGTTCGAGCTAAAGCAAACTCCTCTTTCGTCTTTGGATGTAAAAAGACAGGAAAATCACCGCCTACAGGAATAAATCCGCGCTGAGCCAGCTGCTCGGGTGTGGCTCCCACCACAACCCAATCACGGTCCCCTGCGGGCAAGCCAAGCAACGCATCGCGCACAGCCCCTCCTACCACATAACACTCAAGCCCCTCTAATAGCGGATCTTTGGGTGGGAAAAGGTTCTGTAATACAGGATATTGTGCGCCATGTACTGTCATTACGGTAAAGAGGTTCCTGAGTTAGCAGTGGGAGCGATCGTCCCCAAGCGTTGTCTTAATGAATGCGGTTGCCCACTAAA
This Paenalcaligenes faecalis DNA region includes the following protein-coding sequences:
- a CDS encoding AI-2E family transporter, producing the protein MHPVLPPFLIARWLLLLVVLAGLFFLQDFIVPVLGALIIGLSSWPAYKKILAYFNGRSLIAATVALLIVIGVIIVPLSFALTYVIKEASSFIIWALAANRYGVAVPDWIPALPIVGPRMAEYWQLYLGEPHALGALVEIVSGEHLGNIYRMVLSATGNVFHLLLTLLFLLITLFFVYKDGDRILSQIDIVGERILPTRWQRFSRVVPATVNSTVTGMGVIAIGEGVVLGIAYWIAGVPSPALLGAVTGFMALIPGGAPLSFSLVSLYLIGSGNMVAGIALFLWGAIELFIVDKTLRPRLVGGPVKLPFLPTFFGLVGGVKTMGIVGLFIGPVLMALLVAIWREWVHNGEIDLKD
- the nadE gene encoding ammonia-dependent NAD(+) synthetase, which encodes MLSPEQKHIQQQIIAELGVKSVTKAADELMHRVQFIKDYLRRSGARSLVIGISGGIDSLVVGCMAQRAVEQLRDEGLEAQFIALRLPYGVQADAVDADAAVRHIQPDRVLSINIQAATDAVLHSLRQAGQSFSSAGQQDFVMGNVKARQRMVMCYAVAAANSGLVLGSDHAAEVLMGFFTKYGDGAADLMPLAGLVKEQVRDIAVQLEVPLHLIEKAPTADLESLTPLRPDELAFGLSYKEIDAFLTGHEVSTQAFDIILRHYRSGEHKRQLPASPLSAAH
- the ilvD gene encoding dihydroxy-acid dehydratase; amino-acid sequence: MPQYRSRTSTHGRNMAGARALWRATGMKDGDFEKPIIAVVNSFTQFVPGHVHLKDMGQLVARQIEAAGGVAKEFNTIAVDDGIAMGHDGMLYSLPSRELIADSVEYMVNAHCADAMVCISNCDKITPGMLMAALRINIPVIFVSGGPMEAGKVIAKDGKTVVRKLDLVDAMVKAADNSVSDEEVADIERSACPTCGSCSGMFTANSMNCLTEALGLALPGNGSLVATHARRRGLFENAGTLIVELCKRYYEQDDAAVLPRSIATLEAFENAMALDVAMGGSTNTVLHLLAAAQEAEVDFTMADIDRISRQVPCLCKVAPATEDYHMEDVHRAGGIMGILGELGRANLLHMDVGNVHSGTLGEAIKRWDVKGDNAKAVDTFYRSAPGGVPTQVAFSQDRYYEALDTDRENGCIRSKEHAYSQDGGLAVMYGNLAINGCIVKTAGVDESILTFTGKARVFESQESSVAGILDGTVKAGDVVIIRYEGPKGGPGMQEMLYPTSYLKSMGLGKHAALLTDGRFSGGSSGLVIGHASPEAAEGGNIALVEDGDTIEIDIPNRRIHLAVSDETLQARRDAMNARGKDAWQPTEERGRVVSQALRAYAALATSADRGAVRDVSQILRK
- a CDS encoding class I SAM-dependent methyltransferase, with the protein product MQQLHSPIYPNGLPTLEAELLPILDQNYAYLTELIVKNAGFLPYDQWMQAVLYAPEIGYYSGGSTKFHTAGDFTTAPELSPLFGQTLANQVQQILLQCGEHNVLEFGAGSGALAESLLIALNDLGLNHINYSILELSPSLRARQQERLAPYAGQVRWLDHLPTDFVGCVIANEVLDAMPVHLVQRDTDDQVLELGVAVNAQPSAHAPSPFVLVGRPATGDLLSTAQQRLPHITGYKSEINLQAESWIREMGLWLKKGAALLIDYGFSQREFYHPQRATGTLMCHFRHFAHDESLILTGLQDVTAHVDFTAMADAALTARLEVLGYVSQAHFLLNCGITQLLEQLQMQLDMANPRHVQSWTQQVSAVQKLVSEAEMGELFKVIAIAKDIDPPLIGFMMRDRRDFL
- a CDS encoding DMT family transporter — protein: MNIVPTQVFSRHISILILLTVGCCFASAHIAARISFDHGTGLLTAVVFRSGISLLLLSVIAIWQKQSLSMSWKTAPWQLALGLLIVIQSISIYSAVSRIPVGIALLAANTFPAQLALISWALGGQPPTRKVAILMGIILIGLLLALDIPSLLHSDMSNIMQWVIGIGFSLSAAFSFAIGLWITEHKLLHLKGSTRSFYTMLTVICFSYFIGKSELLFGGITWPTDLVGWGTLSLLGFLYAGAFIMLFMLAPRLNLSQNAPAMNIEPIASLTLGWIILGQALSPMQMVGGVVVVSCIVAFAYTKK